One Microbacterium sp. SSM24 genomic window, GGATACTTCCCCATCGAGACGATCGCAGATTCGGGGATCAGCTCCGTGTAGAAGGCGATCGCGTTCTCGGCGTCGTCGTCGAACCATAGGAACGGGGTGGCTTCAGGCATGTCATCCTCCGGGGGTTCTCCCAAGCGTCCCCCGGCGACGCGGTGCGGTCAACGGCGAGTGTCGCGCGGTTGACAAGCGCCGAACCCCCCATAACTGGGGATTGTCCCGGTCCGAACGTCATATTCACCCGCTCGCGCGGATCTAGTTTGTGGTGCCTCGACATTCCGGGTGCCCGGGAAGGAGAGTCAGCCGATGTCATCAGCCCACCGGACCACGTCCGAGCAGGCGACCAGCGGCGGGCGCCCGCGCCCGTTTCGCACAGCAGCCAGGGCCCTGGCGACGGCGCTCCCGGTGCAGCAACACCGAGCGACCTTCTCGGCCCGCCGAACCCGATGAGCTGGGGGTCACCGTGAAGTACCGGGTGGGAATCATCGACGACAGCCCCGCTGCGGTGCTCGGCCTCACCGCGATCATCAATGCCGAGCCGGATATGCATGTCGTGGCCAGCGGCAGCACCCCGCGGGCGCTGCTTCACGAGGACAGCGACTTCGGGGTGGTCATCCTCAATCTCGCTCCCGGCGACCCGCACGCGGCTGCCCATGCCATGCGGATTCTCGCTCCCGCCACCACGAGCGTCGTGGCCTACGTCGGTGCCGATCAGAGCCGGCTCGTGCGCGACGCGGCAAAAGCGGGTGCTGCCGCGGTGATCTACAAGACCGACCATCCCCGCCGAATCACCCAGACTCTGCGGGTGGTCCTCGGTTCCGCCATCCCGAGCACCCGACGGGCGACCGCATCGACATCCCTTGAAGACGCAGGTCTGAGCGCGCGCGAACGCGAGGTCCTCAGCCTCTACGCCGCCGGAGAGACGGCGGAGCGCGTGGCATCCGAGCTCTTCCTCTCGAGAGAGACCGTCATCGACCACATCCGGCGCATCCGTGCGAAGTACGCAGCGGCAGGCAGGCCGGCTCGAAACAGGATCGACCTCTTCCGGCGCGCCGTCGAGGACGGCTTCGTGCCGCCGAACTGAAGCAGCCCCGTCTGTCCGTGGGCCGCGACTGCGCCGATGTCAGCCGTTGATCGCCTCGAAGCCGAAGGTCGCGACGCGCCCTTCCCGCCCCGTCGCCGGATCGACGTAGCGAATTGCAAGCACATGCGTTCCCGGAGACAGGTCGAGGACGGCGCGTGGCAATGGCTCTTCCGCGAGCACGTGGAGGTTGCCCGTCCACACTCCGTCGACCGCGACCGCGACCGTCTGGCCGATCAACCCGCTCAGAAGCACGGTGAGGTCGTCAACCTCGCCGTCGAGATCGAGGTCGCTGAGCACGGCTTCCATGACGCCGCCGCTCATGGTCACCGACGGCGCAGGAACGGTCAGCGGGCCGACGGCCGCGCTCGGCTCGGACGGCCTCAGTCCACGCGCCGTCTGCACCGCACGGATGGTCATGGCGTCGCGGAGGAGATCCCCAGGAACAATCGCGGCGAATCGCCCGCTCCGATCCGCGCACGTGACGGCGAGAACGGCGCCCGTCTCATCCAGCAACGTCACACTCGCTTCCGGCACGCCGATTCCGGTGAACGGTGCAGGGACGGCGGCGGCGAGATCGCCGGGCTCGTCGAGGGAGGCGGTCGCCGTCCGCTCGATGACCGGGGGGTTGGGCGCAGGAGGAGTCCTCACCGGAGCCGGCGACGGGACGGGCGCCGGGACGGGCGCCGGGTCGAGCGTCGACTCCGTGCTCGGCGGTGCGGGTGGTGCGATCGGCTGAGGAACAGGCGGGCGACCGACGGCTTCGGTCGTGTCGGGCGTCGCGGCAGGCGGGTCGTCGCGCTCGTGTTCGGCTGGCGCCGTCTGCGCGGGCCGTGGCTCCGCGGCGGGGATGTGCCACGCGGTCCCCGCCATCACGACCGTGCCGACCGCCAACGCCGCCGCCAGCCCCATGCCCGCGATGACCGCTACCCCGGTGGGAATGGCGGCGGCGCCGGCTCTCGCCAAGCCCGCACCGCCGCCATGGGCACCCCCCGCGCCCGATTCCGCCGCATCGGACATCCGTCCGCCGCCCTCCGACGTTCCGGCGATCGTCGATGCCATCGCGGGCGTGGCATCAGCGGTGTAGGCGAGGGCGCCAGCCCCGCCCAGGACAAGCGGCAGGAGCACGAGCCGGAGCTTCTGTGAGACGTGATCGATGTCGGCTGCGACGATGCGGCACGCCGCACACTTGCGAAGGTGCTCATCGAGTCGACGTCGGTCGGCGCGCTTGATCGCCTTGCGCTCACTCGCCACGAGCAGCTCGCCCACCCACCGGCACTCCGCCGGCCGAGACTGGTCGCTGATGTGCGCTCGCAGCCACGCGAGCTTGAATCCTTCGCGCGCTCGATAAGCCTGCGCGGAGACGGCGTTCGGGCTGATGCCGAGGAGCGGCGCGACCTCTCGCGGCTTCATGCCCTCGACCTCGAGGTACCACAGCAAGGTGCGCCACTGAGCGGGCAGCTCGCGGAACGCCTGCGCGAGCACCGAGCGATCGGCGACGAGTTCGGCGAACTCCGTGGAAACGTCGGCAGCGCGCTCGTCGAGATCGTCGAGTGGGGTCTCCGTCGTCCGACGACCCCACGTCGCGGCGATGTTGCGAATAGTGGCGAACAGATAAGGTCGGAACCCTTCCTGCGGTCCGCCGCCCTTGCGAATCGCCGACAGGATCGCCGCAAACGCCTCCGACACGAGGTCGTCGGCGTCCACGTTCGGGCTCACCGCGCGTGCAGCGTTCCTCGCGCTCGTCACGTGACGTCGCCACAGCATCGCGTAGGCATCGTCATCCCCGGCTCGCGCAGCGAGGACGAGTTCCTCGTCGGATCGCTCCTGCTGCGGACCGTCCACGACGATGCTGGAAGCGGTGATCAAAGGTTCTCCTCGCCGGGTGGCGCAATCAAGTCTTCGTCGCAGACGTCGAGCGTTCGACGCCGGCGACCGAGGTGGCAGGGAAATCCCCCGTTTGTGGGGGTCCTTTTGCCGAGATCAATTCGGGTTCATAAGTGCAA contains:
- a CDS encoding response regulator transcription factor, with translation MKYRVGIIDDSPAAVLGLTAIINAEPDMHVVASGSTPRALLHEDSDFGVVILNLAPGDPHAAAHAMRILAPATTSVVAYVGADQSRLVRDAAKAGAAAVIYKTDHPRRITQTLRVVLGSAIPSTRRATASTSLEDAGLSAREREVLSLYAAGETAERVASELFLSRETVIDHIRRIRAKYAAAGRPARNRIDLFRRAVEDGFVPPN
- a CDS encoding sigma-70 family RNA polymerase sigma factor, translating into MITASSIVVDGPQQERSDEELVLAARAGDDDAYAMLWRRHVTSARNAARAVSPNVDADDLVSEAFAAILSAIRKGGGPQEGFRPYLFATIRNIAATWGRRTTETPLDDLDERAADVSTEFAELVADRSVLAQAFRELPAQWRTLLWYLEVEGMKPREVAPLLGISPNAVSAQAYRAREGFKLAWLRAHISDQSRPAECRWVGELLVASERKAIKRADRRRLDEHLRKCAACRIVAADIDHVSQKLRLVLLPLVLGGAGALAYTADATPAMASTIAGTSEGGGRMSDAAESGAGGAHGGGAGLARAGAAAIPTGVAVIAGMGLAAALAVGTVVMAGTAWHIPAAEPRPAQTAPAEHERDDPPAATPDTTEAVGRPPVPQPIAPPAPPSTESTLDPAPVPAPVPSPAPVRTPPAPNPPVIERTATASLDEPGDLAAAVPAPFTGIGVPEASVTLLDETGAVLAVTCADRSGRFAAIVPGDLLRDAMTIRAVQTARGLRPSEPSAAVGPLTVPAPSVTMSGGVMEAVLSDLDLDGEVDDLTVLLSGLIGQTVAVAVDGVWTGNLHVLAEEPLPRAVLDLSPGTHVLAIRYVDPATGREGRVATFGFEAING